CGCTGGTGATGGGCTTCGCGACGCTGACCGACGTGCAGTGGCAGATGTCCGGCGAGGTGATCCTGATGAGCCTGCTGGGCGGCGTGGGCACCTTCTTCGGCCCCGTGCTTGGTGCCGGCATCGTCATCGCCCTGCAGGACTACCTGGCCGACAGGGTCGGCGCCTGGGTCAACGTCATCATCGGCCTAATCTTCGTGGTCTGCGTGCTGGCCTTCCGCAAGGGCCTGGTGGGCGAGCTCCACGCCTTCATGGAGCGCCGCCGCACCGTGTCATCCAGGTGATTGGGAAAGCCGCGATAAGCGGCTAACCTTGCCGTTTTGGCGAGGACCCCATGAACGATCTGTTTTCCCTGAAAGGGCGCACTGCGCTGGTCACTGGCGGCTCGCGCGGCATCGGCCGCATGATCGCGGCCGGTTTCCTGGCGCAAGGCGCCAAGGTCTACATTTCTTCCCGCAAGGCCGATGCCTGCGAACAGACGGCACGTGAGCTGTCGGCCGCCGGCACCTGCATCGCGCTGCCGGCCGACGTCTCCACGGTGGAGGGTGCCAAGGGCCTGGCCGCCGCCTACGCGGCCACGGAAAAATCGCTGGACATCCTGGTGAACAACGCCGGCGCCGCCTGGGGCGAGGACTTCGATACCTTTCCCGAGAAGGGCTGGGACAAGGTGGTGGACCTCAACCTGAAGTCGCCCTTCTTCCTCACGCAGGCGCTGCACGGCGTGCTGAAAGAAGGCGCGAAGGCGCAGCCCGCCAAGGTCATCAACATCGCCTCGATCGACGGCGTGTCGGTCAATCCGCAGGAGACCTATTCCTACGCGGCGAGCAAGGCGGGCCTGATCCACCTGATCAAGCGGATGTCGCTGCGGCTCGTCAAGGACAACATCGTGGTCAGCGGCATCGCGCCCGGCGCCTTCGCCTCCGAGATGAACCGGGCAGCGCGCGACCACGGCGACGAGATCGCCAAGCGCATTCCCGCCGGCCGCATCGGCACCGACGAGGACATGGCGGGCGTGGCGATCTACCTGGCCTCGCGCGCGGGCGACTACGTGGTGGGTGAGACG
Above is a window of Ramlibacter tataouinensis DNA encoding:
- a CDS encoding SDR family oxidoreductase, with amino-acid sequence MNDLFSLKGRTALVTGGSRGIGRMIAAGFLAQGAKVYISSRKADACEQTARELSAAGTCIALPADVSTVEGAKGLAAAYAATEKSLDILVNNAGAAWGEDFDTFPEKGWDKVVDLNLKSPFFLTQALHGVLKEGAKAQPAKVINIASIDGVSVNPQETYSYAASKAGLIHLIKRMSLRLVKDNIVVSGIAPGAFASEMNRAARDHGDEIAKRIPAGRIGTDEDMAGVAIYLASRAGDYVVGETIVVDGGVTLARG